TGGGAAAAACCGTACAAATTATTCCTCATATTACAAATGAAATTAAAAGACGTATTAAAATGTTGGGATCATCTAATAATTATGATATTATTATTACTGAAATAGGAGGGACTGTTGGAGATATAGAATGTCTACCTTATATTGAATCTGTTCGTCAATTAAAATGGGAATTAGGAGAATTAAATAGTTTGGTAATTCATTTAACTTTATTACCATATATATCAGCTACTGGAGAAATAAAAACAAAACCAACACAACATTCTGTTCGAAATTTAATGGAAAATGGGATTCAAGCAGATATTCTAGTTTGTAGAACAGAAAAACACATATCTAAAAATATTCGAAATAAATTAGCATTATTTTGTAATGTCAAACCAAAACATGTCATTGAATCTATTAATACAAAAGTTATATATGATCTTCCATATTTATTACATTTACAAAATTTTGATAAATCTGTTTTAGATCATTTAAATTTATCTACTTTTATATCTCCAAATTTGCATAAGTGGAAAATTTTTATAAAAAAATATAAAAATCCTAAATATGAAATTAAAATAGCATTGGTTGGAAAATATGTTTCTTTACATGATTCTTATAAATCAATCACTGAAGCATTAATTCATGCAGGTACAGAGAATGAAATTTATGTTAACATAAAATGGATTTATTCAGAACAAATAAAAGAAAATAATATAGAAGAATATTTTAATGGAATTTCTGGAATTTTAATTGCTCCTGGATTTGGCATTAGAGGGGTAGAGGGAAAAATACTTGCAGCAAAATATGCAAGAGAAAAAAAAATACCTTTTTTAGGGATATGTTTAGGTATGCAAATAGCGATAATAGAATTTGCTAGAAATGTATTAGAAATACGAAATGCGGAAAGTAATGAAACTAATCCATATACTTCTTATCCAGTTATTAGTTTAATGAAAGAACAAAAAAATATTACAAAAAAAGGTGGAACTATGCGCTTAGGAAATTGGAAATGTTCCTTAATAAAAGGATCTAAAATTTTTTCTATTTATGGAGGAAAAAAAGAAATTATTGAAAGACATCGTCATAGGTATGAATTTAATAATGAATATTTAGAAAATTTTTCTAATGCCGGAATGAAAATTGTAGGAATAAA
The nucleotide sequence above comes from Blattabacterium clevelandi. Encoded proteins:
- a CDS encoding CTP synthase; this encodes MGIKYVFVTGGVTSSLGKGIISASLGMLLKSRGYKITIQKLDPYFNVDPGTLNPYEHGECFVTQDGAETDLDLGHYERFLDQPTTKDNNVTSGLIYKTVIDNERKGFYLGKTVQIIPHITNEIKRRIKMLGSSNNYDIIITEIGGTVGDIECLPYIESVRQLKWELGELNSLVIHLTLLPYISATGEIKTKPTQHSVRNLMENGIQADILVCRTEKHISKNIRNKLALFCNVKPKHVIESINTKVIYDLPYLLHLQNFDKSVLDHLNLSTFISPNLHKWKIFIKKYKNPKYEIKIALVGKYVSLHDSYKSITEALIHAGTENEIYVNIKWIYSEQIKENNIEEYFNGISGILIAPGFGIRGVEGKILAAKYAREKKIPFLGICLGMQIAIIEFARNVLEIRNAESNETNPYTSYPVISLMKEQKNITKKGGTMRLGNWKCSLIKGSKIFSIYGGKKEIIERHRHRYEFNNEYLENFSNAGMKIVGINPDTGLVEAIELDNHIFFLGVQFHPEYKSTVSNPHPLFNYFVKISKNYKSFVYHRQNSSYV